Within the Micromonospora citrea genome, the region GGCTAGGCCACGAGGCTGGTGAAGAAGTCGCCGAAGCCCTGTGCGATGTCCATGATGCCGCCGCCCAGGGACTTGAAGACGTCCGCGGCGGAATTTGGCCGGTAGGCGACGAAGAAGATCAAGAATGCGATTCCGGCCCAGGTGAGGACCTTCTTGACCATGGCGGGCCATCCTCTCGCGCGGCGCCGGGTCCCATTACCGCAGCGGCACCCAGAGTATCAGTGTGGTGTCGTACAGTGAATATCTGCGTCCGTTCTCCGACATTCCGGGATGGATGTCAAGCCCTGGAGCCCTGCCAGGCCCCGGAACCCGTCACGCCTTCCCGTGCAGATACGGAGACGGTGCGCCGTACACGAGCTCGGGCGGTGTCCACTCGGTCAGGTCGTGCAGCACGACTTCTTCCGCGAGCAGGTGACCCGCACTCGCCGGCCAGGCTATCGCATGGAGCCACAAACCCCGAGCCTCGCCGGCGTACGCGCTTCGATCAGTCGGCGAGTTCACGAGCCACAGTGGAGTCGGATGGCCGGCCACCTTGATCCTGGCCTGCCCGACGTGCTCCGGGTGACCGGGGCCGGGATCGGTGAGCGCCTCGGCCAACTCCGGGCCGGGATCGGGGCCGACCATCCCGGCGAACCGGGTGCCCAGGCCGACGCCCGGCTCCTCCGCCACGAAGACCAGGTCGGCGGGGCCCTCGCCGAGCGGCGCGGGGCCGGCGCAGGCCACCGCGGTGGCCCGGACGCCGGTCCGGTCGTCCCCGGCGTACGCGACCCCGGTCACGGTCCAACCCGGCGGCAGCGGCCACGGGCACCACAGGGGCGCCGACGGCCGGTGCGGCGGGTCGGCGGCGGCGATGATGCGGTCCACCACGCTCGCCACGATCTCCGCGCCGATGTGCTCGGGCACGTGCAGCGGGGGAACCGGCCCGCAGTCCAGGCAGCGCGACTCGGTGTGCATCAGGTCCGGAGCCCGCACCGGGCCCCCACATCTCGGACAACTCACCGCGACACTCACCATCCCACCGTCACCCCGCACCGCCGCGCCGTCAAGCGGAGCGCCGGTTTCGGTGCCACCGACCGCCCGCTCGCCCCCGGCCGGCACGCCCGCCGCCCGGGCCGGCGGCGCGACGGCTGCCCACGCGACCAGCGGGCCGGCACCTCAGGCCGGCGGCGGGCCGGCGTGCGCGCGGATCCAGGCGTGCATCGCGATGCCGCTGGCCACGCCGGCGTTGATCGACCGGGTCGAGCCGTACTGGGCGATGGAGAAGAGCTGGTCGCAGGCGGCGCGCGCCGCGTCGGAGAGGCCCGGCCCCTCCTGCCCGAAGAGCAGGGCGCACCGCCTCGGCAGGGTGGTCGTCTCCAGCGGGCGCGACCCGGGCAGGTTGTCGATGCCGACGACCGGCAGTTCCCGCCCGGCCGCCCAGGCGACGAACTCCTCGATCGTCTCGTGGTGCCGGACGTGCTGGTAGCGATCGGTCACCATCGCCCCGCGCCGGTTCCACCGGCGGCGGCCGACGATGTGCACCTCGGCGGCGAGGAAGGCGTTCGCGTTGCGGACGACCGTGCCGATGTTGAAGTCGTGCTGCCAGTTCTCGATCGCCACGTGGAAGTCGTGCCGACGCCGGTCCAGGTCGGCCACCACGGCCTCGCGCCGCCAGTAGCGGTAGCGGTCGACGACGTTGCGCCGGTCGCCCTCGGCGAGCAGCTCGGGGTCGTAGCGCGGGTCGTCCGG harbors:
- a CDS encoding DUF6758 family protein, which gives rise to MVSVAVSCPRCGGPVRAPDLMHTESRCLDCGPVPPLHVPEHIGAEIVASVVDRIIAAADPPHRPSAPLWCPWPLPPGWTVTGVAYAGDDRTGVRATAVACAGPAPLGEGPADLVFVAEEPGVGLGTRFAGMVGPDPGPELAEALTDPGPGHPEHVGQARIKVAGHPTPLWLVNSPTDRSAYAGEARGLWLHAIAWPASAGHLLAEEVVLHDLTEWTPPELVYGAPSPYLHGKA
- a CDS encoding TrmH family RNA methyltransferase, whose amino-acid sequence is MTGDQLDVGVGPWPGNPPDDPRYDPELLAEGDRRNVVDRYRYWRREAVVADLDRRRHDFHVAIENWQHDFNIGTVVRNANAFLAAEVHIVGRRRWNRRGAMVTDRYQHVRHHETIEEFVAWAAGRELPVVGIDNLPGSRPLETTTLPRRCALLFGQEGPGLSDAARAACDQLFSIAQYGSTRSINAGVASGIAMHAWIRAHAGPPPA